The Haloplanus sp. CK5-1 genome segment CCAGCATCGTCGCCTGGGTGACGACGTAGAGCCGGTAGCGTTCGCGGGCGATGTCGATGGCCGACCCTTCGATCACGTAGCCGCCCGCGCCACGCACGCTCGCGAGCTGTTCGAACCCGTCGAAGACGTGGAGGCCGACGGCGACGGCGATGCCGACGACCAACAACGCGGTCGTCCACCCGACGGCGACGTACGCGAGCAGGTTGGCCCGGAGTTCGCGCTTCTCGTGGTAGAGGCGTCCGATCTCCGTCTGGAGCGTGTCGAAGACCGTGCCGGCGTCGCTCCCGGCGTCGAGCGCCCCCGTCACCAGCCCGACCGTCTGCTCGGCGAGTGGCGTGCCGACTCCTTCGACGAACCGGTCGAGCGCCGCAGCGCGGGCGTTCTCGTCGGTGCTCGTCTCGGGCGTAGTGAACCCCAGATTTAGTGCGAGGTCGGCCACGTCGGGGTCGAGCGGCCCGAAGTCAACGTCGCTGGCGACGAGTTCGACCGCGCGCGGGAACGGGCGACCGAGGTTGACGTGGCCGGATACGGCGTGGACGAAGTCCTTGATCTCGCGGTCCTTCGCGTCGTCGAGGCGGGCGCGTCGGACGCCGACGACACCGACTGGGAGGGCGTAGGCGGCGTAGCCGAGGAGGGAGACGTCGACCGGTCCGAGCCCTACTGCGTGGAGTGCGACGCCGACGGCGACGGCGGGGGCGACGGCGACGGCGGCGGCGCTGGCTGGGTTTCGGGTCGCGGTCAGGAGCGTCGCGGTGACGCCGGGTGGCCGATCGTAGCCGACGGTCTGTCCGGGTGGTCGGAGTCCGGCGACGACGATGCTCGCGCCGAGACCGAGGCCGAGGACGAAGCAGGCGCTGGTGTAGACGACGAGCGCTCGGGGGGTGGTCGTCCCGAGTGGCGTCGCGACCGGCGTCGAGAGGCCGGGGGAGATGATCGCGAGGACGGTCAGCACGATCACCAGCAGCGTCGGCAACACCAGCAGGACCATGAACACCTCCGAGAGGAGTTCGAGCAATCCGGTCGCTCGCTGTCGGGCGCGGTCCTGCCGGTGGGCGAGCATCCGGCTCTCCATTCGGAGGTAGTTGGCGAGTTCCGCCTCACCCTGCTGGGCGTGTTCGCTGAACTTCAGGAGGAAGGGTGCGAGTAGGTCTCGAGAGGGGGTGTCGCGGGCGACGCGCCGCAGGCCCTCGTGGAGGCTCCCCGTGAGCGAGGCGGTGTTCAACACCGCCCGGATCGACACCGCGGTCTCCCCGTACGGGTCGGTGTCGGCGACTTTCCGGAGCATCGCGCGGTGGCCGTCACCCCCCGAGGAGAGGACGTGTAGATACCGGACCGCGCCGGGGAGTGTGCGCTCGATGTCGGACCGACGAGCGCTCGCCACCCAGCGCAGATACTGGCCGCCGACTCGGACGATCGCGGCCTTGACTCCCCCACCGGCGACCAGCGCGGCCGTCACCGCGACGAGCGTCGGCGAGGGGGTCGGAAGCCCGAACCGGGCGAGTGGGAGAACGGCATCGAGGGCTCCCACGGCCGATTCGGGGAGCGCGTCCGCGAGCGTCACGGCGGCGACGACGGCGGGACCGGTCACGGCGAGCGCGACGACCCACGAGAGCCCGTAGACGCGAGCGAGATACACGTCGAAACTGAGACGGAGGTCGGTGCCGCGGTACCGTTTTCGGTCACGAACGTGGCGTCGGTCGTCGGCGTGGCGGGCGAAGAGGGCGTACAGGAGGCGGTCGATCGGGGTGGTGTACCCGGTCGGCCCCACCGACTCCGGGGACGACACCCGGTCCGTCGTCGACGTCGTCCCCACGTCGTCCGACATGCGGCGACCTGTCGCCCGATCACACTTAAACGTTGGACGCAGTTCTCAGAATTGAAGTCGCGTTGCCTCGGCCGTCGCGAGGGGTCGTCCATCCCGGCATCCGTGATCCGGAAGCGCGGCGGGCTTCGTCCCGTCGGACGCGGTCGACCGGGTCGCGGTCCGGTGTGCGCCGCGTGTGGCGGTAGTCGCCGAGTCGAGTACGGCTCTGTGGGCCGATCCTACTATAGTAGCGTTTGTAACTGTCCGCACACCTGATCGAACGCTGTCATGCGATCAGGTGTGTGATGACTTACAAAGGCTACTATAGCGTTCGAACGAATCGTCGAGGTGGTCACGGTCGTCCCATCCGAACCGTCACCGATGCCCGACGTACTCGTGACTCACAACTCCCGCGCGACGTACGCGTCCAGATCGGCCACGAGCGACTGATCGAACGTCCAGAACCCCTCCCACACGTGTGGCTCGGTCTCGATCGCCAGCAGTGCGACTGGGTCGTGGTCCGTCGACGGCGAGTCGGGCGCGTTCGCGTCCGGGGTCGGTGGCCTCGGCCTGAACAGGACGACCCACGAATCCCGGAAGTCGGCGTCGTGGCCGACGTGGGTCGTCACGTCGAAGCGCTCCGACGGCACCCAGTCGGGACGACCGTAGACGTGGACGTCGACGTCCGTCTCGGCGAGGCGCTCGTAGACCCGGCGCGTCCCGCGTTCGTCCTTGATCCGGGAGAGGTACTGGAACGACGCCCGGTGGCGACCGTGCCCGGCCTGCCAGGCGATCCCTTCGATGTACCGGGAGACGACGACGAGGAGGAGTTTTTCGGTGTTCGACTTCGGATAGCCACGGAGCGTGAACCGGACGTCGTCGAGCCGTTCGAGCACCGCGGGCATGTCTAGGTCGTCGATGCCCATGGCGCCGGTGCGGTAGAGGTCGGAGTTGACGGTGACGATGGTGTCACGGAGCGCCGACAGGGGCGACGTCGCAAGCACCTCGCCGTCCTCGACGAGGAGGACGGTGTCCGTTTCGACGTCCGGGACGGCTCGTTCGCTGACCCGTACCGGCTGATCGTCGAACGTGGCTTCGAGGACGTTCAGGATGGGGTCGGGGCTCGACCGGTTCGCGACGAGGAGGGAGCGCCGGGACTCGTCGGCTCGGTCGAGAAAGCGCTTCAGCGACATGCGTCCCTCCCGGGGGACGTCGCGTCGGTCGCGGTCGAACGTGTGGGGCGTGTCGTCGGCATCTCAGGCTCGCTGGAGTTCGACGGTGACCACTGTTCCGCGTGGCTCGTTGTCCGCGAGTCGGACGCCGCCACCGAACCGTTCGAGCAACTGGTCGACCAGGTAGAGGCCGAGGCCACTCCCCGAGCTTCGCAACCCCTGTTCGCCCTGATCGAACACCTCCTCCTTCCGGTCGTCGGAGATGCCGGGGCCGTTGTCGGCGATGTGGACGCGG includes the following:
- a CDS encoding histidine kinase, with product MSLKRFLDRADESRRSLLVANRSSPDPILNVLEATFDDQPVRVSERAVPDVETDTVLLVEDGEVLATSPLSALRDTIVTVNSDLYRTGAMGIDDLDMPAVLERLDDVRFTLRGYPKSNTEKLLLVVVSRYIEGIAWQAGHGRHRASFQYLSRIKDERGTRRVYERLAETDVDVHVYGRPDWVPSERFDVTTHVGHDADFRDSWVVLFRPRPPTPDANAPDSPSTDHDPVALLAIETEPHVWEGFWTFDQSLVADLDAYVAREL
- a CDS encoding type II secretion system F family protein, whose translation is MSDDVGTTSTTDRVSSPESVGPTGYTTPIDRLLYALFARHADDRRHVRDRKRYRGTDLRLSFDVYLARVYGLSWVVALAVTGPAVVAAVTLADALPESAVGALDAVLPLARFGLPTPSPTLVAVTAALVAGGGVKAAIVRVGGQYLRWVASARRSDIERTLPGAVRYLHVLSSGGDGHRAMLRKVADTDPYGETAVSIRAVLNTASLTGSLHEGLRRVARDTPSRDLLAPFLLKFSEHAQQGEAELANYLRMESRMLAHRQDRARQRATGLLELLSEVFMVLLVLPTLLVIVLTVLAIISPGLSTPVATPLGTTTPRALVVYTSACFVLGLGLGASIVVAGLRPPGQTVGYDRPPGVTATLLTATRNPASAAAVAVAPAVAVGVALHAVGLGPVDVSLLGYAAYALPVGVVGVRRARLDDAKDREIKDFVHAVSGHVNLGRPFPRAVELVASDVDFGPLDPDVADLALNLGFTTPETSTDENARAAALDRFVEGVGTPLAEQTVGLVTGALDAGSDAGTVFDTLQTEIGRLYHEKRELRANLLAYVAVGWTTALLVVGIAVAVGLHVFDGFEQLASVRGAGGYVIEGSAIDIARERYRLYVVTQATMLASGWFAGTASRGRYEALLHSGALVVVCHAVFAGVGMI